The Apodemus sylvaticus chromosome 5, mApoSyl1.1, whole genome shotgun sequence genome has a segment encoding these proteins:
- the LOC127685583 gene encoding olfactory receptor 5W2-like codes for MDKENCSSLPDFFLLGITSNAEMKAALFVVFLVIYLTILVANVGMIILIRMDPQLHTPMYFFLSQLAFSDLCYSTAVGPKMLLDLIAENNPISFVGCFLQFLLVCTFIDIECMLLAVMAFDRYKAISTPLMYAVDMSSRVCYQFLTLIYLLGTIDGFIHTSLAFSLCFCGSTHINQFFCDFPAVLLLSCSDTQVNELVLFILFGFIELSTISSVLVSYCYIISSVLKISSAGGRFKAFSTCASHLTAVGIFQGTMLFMYFRPSSAYSLDQDKLTSVFYLFIIPMINPLIYSLRNKDVKEALVRLRNKTGF; via the coding sequence atggataaggaaaactGCTCTTCATTACCAGACTTTTTTCTCCTGGGAATTACTAGTAATGCTGAAATGAAAGCAGCTTTATTTGTTGTGTTTCTGGTTATTTATCTTACTATTCTCGTAGCAAATGTTgggatgatcattttgatcaGAATGGATCCCCAGCTTCACACAcctatgtacttcttcctcagccaaCTTGCCTTCTCTGACCTGTGCTATTCCACCGCAGTGGGACCAAAGATGCTGTTGGACCTTATTGCAGAGAATAATCCAATTTCCTTTGTTGGCTGTTTCCTGCAATTCTTATTAGTTTGTACCTTCATAGATATTGAATGCATGCTTCTGGCAGTAATGGCCTTTGATAGGTACAAGGCTATCAGCACACCCCTGATGTATGCTGTGGACATGTCCAGTAGAGTTTGTTACCAGTTCCTAACTCTAATCTATCTCTTGGGAACTATAGATGGTTTCATACATACCTCATTGGCATTTAGCTTATGTTTCTGTGGCTCTACACATATTAATCAGTTCTTCTGTGATTTTCCTGCTGTTTTACTTCTTTCCTGTTCTGATACACAAGTCAATGAACTGGTGTTATTCATCCTTTTTGGtttcattgaactgagcaccatCTCAAGTGTCCTGGTCTCTTATTGTTATATCATCTCATCAGTCTTAAAGATTAGCTCTGCAGGGGGACGCTTCAAAGCTTTCTCTACCTGTGCCTCTCACCTGACTGCAGTTGGGATTTTCCAGGGGACCATGCTCTTCATGTATTTCAGACCAAGTTCTGCCTACTCTCTAGACCAAGACAAACTGACATCAGTCTTTTACCTCTTCATTATCCCCATGATAAACCCTCTGATTTACAGCCTAAGGAACAAGGATGTAAAAGAAGCCCTGGTCAGGCTCAGAAATAAAACTGGGTTTTAA